Part of the Urocitellus parryii isolate mUroPar1 chromosome 2, mUroPar1.hap1, whole genome shotgun sequence genome, TGTTTTGTGGatgatgctgattttttttttagctttattgagttttaattgacatgttaaaaatatataaatacaggggctgggttgtggattggggctgagttgtggctcagtggtagagcgctcacctagcatgtgcagggccctgagtttgatcctcagcaccacataaaaataaataaagatattgtgtccaactacaactaaaaaataaatttaaaaaaaatatatatatatatacacacaatcatatttaaggtgtacaacTTCATGTTTTAAAGAACAGCAGAACAATGAGGTATCACAGTATTTGACATTTATCCTAAAAGGTGGGGGTCATTAGCTCTGTTTCACAACTCATGAAACTGAGACTTAGAGAAAGGAATCAATTTGTCCGTAGCCACATGGCAGTGACAGACAGAGCTAGGGACCTGACCTAGATCAGAGAGTGACAGAAAtccttcagagagagagagtgaaagaccCAGGCACTGaggcaaaagaacagaaaacaaagagtTAATACCTAAGTACAAGACAGAGAGTTGGAGCCTGAGAGCCCTGGGCATTGTCTCAGAACCTCTGTGAGCTACAAGATTAGGTCACCAGGGAAGAGTCAATAGAGCAGGGCTGGATATAGAGCTCTGAAGGAAAGGACTCTTCTTTGAAGCAAACAACTCAGACCTCAGACTCCTCCCTCTCTGCAGGGACCTGTGAGATAGCAGTATCCAGGCAAGAAGAGGGGCAGACTGGCTTTAACCTCTTAATTGGCCTTTTATTACCAACTAGCCCCATTTCCACTCCCAAGTAGCAGCATGTCACAGGAAGGGACTTTCAATTCTACCTGGAACATCCTGTACAGAGACAAGACAAAGCTAAGGCTTCCTCAGCTCCAGGGTCTGTGATAGCTTGAGGTGTGACACTCACCTTAGGGTAGGGCTGGCAGTAGAATGCCATCTCCCCCGTCCCCATGCTGTGAGAGACCTCTCACACTGGCCATGGGTGGAGGAAAATGAATCCTAGCCCCCATCTGGGCTGAAGGGTAAGGGACACATGATGTTTAAGGTGGGAATGagaatttgaggggctgggggtatagctcagttgttgaAGTGCTTATCTTATATgcacaaggctctaggttcaatccccagcaccaccaaaaaaaaacgagagagagagagagagagagagagagagagagagagagagagagagagagagagaggggggggggggggaatgaatTTGATTGGGCTCTCTAACAGCTTCCTGTTTGGGTCTCAAATTCTTACAAGCTGTCCTCAGGGATACAACCCCAGTTGTGCAGGGAGACAAGATTATGGGCTTGTGGTGGGTGGGCTTTTCTTAATCATGGTAATAAGGAACAAGCCCTGAGCAACTAGGCCCAGCTGGGTGAAATTCCTGGCAAATGTACCGCCATTGCTATGACCCCCACCCTGAATTTCTACTTTACACAGTTTTGGAGAGAGTGTGCCATTCCCTAGACCAAGCATGAGTGATGCCCCCCTGGGGTTTGTCAGCCTTATCAATCTGTAACCCCTGCTTTCCTACCTTTGGCGCCATTGCTAATCAATTATAGTCTGCTCAGTCTAGACAAGGAGCTCAGATCCTTCTCTACACAGAGCTTCAGATAACCCCTCAATTCTTTAGCACTAACATACTTGATGTCAAGTGTCTCTCATCATCTACCATGTCCTTCCGCAGTTTGTCAAACAAAGGAAGTATTTGGAAGATCACTTCACTGCTTTATTGGGAGGGGAATACACTCTGTCACAACACAGGGCCCTGAGCCCAGCAGGATCTCCAACTCGAGATGCAGCTGGCTGGCTGTGACTCGGTATTGGCCTTTGATGAGACCCCGGGAAGCACAGGTGTGGCACCTCCAGTAGGCCTGGATAATACGAACAGCATTGAGCACCTGGCAGTAGCGCTGACGGATGCGCCACATGCGGGCCCAGGACTGCAGTCTGACTGCTGCCCACTCCTCCCGTGAAAATTTATCAAGTGTCACCCGGCGCCTCTTCTCTGCAAATTTTGCTTGCATCAGCCTCCACCAGCACTGAATGACCCAAGCCCTGAGGGCAGCGTGTAGCAGTGTCCTACGCACCAGTGTGCCCCGCCACCAAGACTGGATCTTTATAACTGCCTTATCTTCTTTGGAGATCTCATCCTGGATCACTGGAGCCTtgcaagaaaaaaagaggagacatTCAGAGAATGTTCCCCACCCATTTCAGTCTAAGGTGTTCCAGGAAAGATTTCTGAGTCCCTAGAAACCCTTCTAAAATTGGCTGGAACAAGAAGAGCAGGTCAGTGACCTGCCTCTGTCACCTTCTGCTTAATGGTTACAATCGTATCACCTTGCTCTTTGAGTCCTAGTCtcagtctgtaaaatgggaatacaCCTTCCCTGGCAATCAGTTTTCCCATAGATCAGGTTAGCCAAGCTACAGCAAAACTCTATGATATGAGTCAAAAGACAATCATGATCTGCCTAACCAAGACCCATATCCCTTTAGACCCTCCCACCAACTGCTGGGAGGGGAGTGGCATCCTTAAGTCATCCTGCCCTCATTCTTGACTCTACCTCATTTTACAAACTACTCCCTCCCTGTCAAGTCCGGGTATTAAAAGTTTTacccagccaggtgtggtggtgcacacctgtaatcccagctgctcagtaggttgaggcaggaggatcacgagttcaaagccagcctccgaaacttagcaagtccctaagcaactcagcgagaccctgtctctaaataaaatataaaataggctaaaatataaaatgagttctacccctggtaccaaaaaaaaaaaaaaaaaaaaagttttatccaACCCAGAAATATCAACCTCTCATCTCTTCCCCCATCTTCACTTCTCTTGACTTTCATAGTTTGAATTagttcaacacacacacacacacacacacacacacacacacacacacacacaattctaacAAAGCCAAGCTTCTCACGTCTTGGTCACTCCATTTCATAAACAcaacagtcccagccccagccccagccccagcccactatGGTCTGAGAAGTCATACTTTTATTAAGTATGACTTACTTCAGTATCGTCCGTTTTCTGTGTCTCAGCCAGAATATCAGTCTGAAAAGGAAACAGGGGAAAAGGATAAACAAGAATGAGTTTATTCCTCTTGGCTTAGGACCATGCAAAAGACATTAGGCACAAGCATTAGGACCCAAGGATCAGTGACACTTAAGGCAAGGCTCCTCCTACCTCTACCTCTGATGGGTTCTCTGATAATAAGGGATTTTCATCTTTATCTTcaggctgctcctcctcctcctgcaatCAGCAGTTAGGAGAAAAGTAAGAGTAAGGCTGTCATCCCTCTCTCTCCATTCAATAGCCCACACATCCCCAGAGTTTCCCAGAGTCTTCAGATGTCAGAGGGTCCCTGCATCCTGAAATATCTATGGGGGCATCCTTAAAAAGCCTAGTGTATCTGGCTTTCTTGTATTCACCATTGGTCACACAGGGATTGGGTGTAGATGGTTCAAATCCCCCTCAGGTCTGAATTCCTCTAGCCATGGCATAAGCAGAGAGAGTTGAGGAGGGAGATATGATGTCATAAGGGCTGCTATGACTCGACACCAGATGAATCCAACAGTTGAGCCCTCACCAAGGAAAAGACAAAagtgctgcctttttttttttttaaccataaatgGCCAAAGCCTGGCTTTAAAGCCAAGGCAGCACAAATACTAGCCCATTGATATACAAGCATATAAAGATAGTCAGTTATTGGTAATAACATTTAATTGAAAAACTTAAATATCCACCAATCGGGGATTGCTTTGGTGGTTTATAATCTGTTTATATCTTAGAATACTGTATATTAAAAATAGTGAGTTGATCTATTATTACTGATGAGGAATTATATCCAAGATGTATatataagtgaaaaattaaagatCACTATGATCCCATATACatgatttgaaaatgaatataaaggagAAAGGTAAATACAGAGAGTGTTACCAATGATTactgtgttagtttttcattactgtgacaaagtacctgGAAAAattaacttagaggaggaaagatttattttggctcacagtttcagacatTTCAGTTCATGGCTGGCTggttccattgtttctgggctgGTGGTGAAGCAGTACAACATGATAGAAGAGCATggcaaataaaaactaattaacTTATGGCAGCTAGGAAAtagaaaggggccagggacagtATATAGACCCCAAGAACATGTCCCAGGAACCCAGTCCCTTCAGCTAGATCCCACTTCCTATAGTTTCTTCCcccagaaaggaggaagaaatgctACTTCATGAGAATATCAAGAATTTCACCACCAGTTAGGAGATAGAGGGCCACAGAGACTATAACTTGGTCAGTAACCATAACATGAAAACACTGgatgaactaaaaaagaaaaatagcaattttctttaagttgtcaaagaaaaatagatataaaaagtgTACATAAATTCAATTTCAATCCTTTTCTAGTTCATGACTGTGGTTATTTACCAAAACTCTGGACACAGGAACAGAGAGCTGTGAGCCTTCCAGATGCAGAGTAATGTTGTGGGGTTGAGGAGAAATCAGTTGAACATTCAATGACTGCACATGAGCTGCTAGAGTAACCAGAAGCTGCAACCATGATTTTCTCCTTGGGACTCCATCAGACCGGAGACCGGTCTGGCAGGCAAAGCAAGATTTCCAGTCTAATAGTGCAGTGATTCCATACTTATGCTGGAACTAAAGGGTCTAATCCCACCCTCAAGACACCTGAAACTGAGATGAATGAAAACTAGGTAGTGACAACTCGGTCCCAATCTAACTGAACTCCTGTTTAATGGGAAAATGGCCTAGCTCAGTCTCTAATACATTTATCCTGTGtttggcatatatttttaaaaaatgagacacATGAAGAAGCTGGGAAAAGACTGTGACTTGtaaccaaaagggaaaaaattaatagAGGAAGACTCACAGATGACTCATATGTTCAAATTAGCAGACAAGGACTTTAGAATATCTAATATGATATAAATATGGATGGAATGGATaaatattttagaggaaaaggtggaaaaatgaaagaaaagatgtcAGATTCTGAtgatgctgtggtttggatatggtttgtcccTTAATACTTGTGCATTAGAAGTTGGCCCCTACAGAGGCAATGGGAGATCTTTAAGAGGTGAGGACTACAGGGAGCTAGCTCCTCAGGTCCTTGGGGTCACTGCCCTTGGAAGGGAATGTTGTTTCCTGGACTGAAATTCTCTCAAGAGGAAGTTAGTATAAGAGTGAGGCTGACCCCTGACTTGCTCTTTAACTTCCTGTTCAGTGATATGATCTCCCCCTTTCATACATGCTCCTGCCATCCTCCATGAAATGCTCCCCAGAAGTATGGTGATATCAGCACCGTGCCTCTGAGCCTCCAgactgagctaaataaatctcttttctttagaaagttATCCTGCATCAGCTAATTCATTATAGTAACAAGCTATTACAGGCAAACAAatggaaacttttttaaaataacaaaagaactaaataaaacctctaaaacttaaaaataaagaatttaaagagaaaagtggacaatataactaaaaagatgaGGGATATTGGGAAACAAATGGAAGCTCCAGAAAATGGAACAAAAGAACTATATGGAAATTCTAACATTGAAAAATACAATGTACAAAATACTGGATTATAAAACCTCAAGGCAAATCAAAAAATTATGCAATcttgtgctagtcagctttccactcccatgacaaaatacctgagaaaatcaacctaAAGATCTGGCATGCTTTTGGAGAGGTTGGCAGCTTGGTGCTGGAGGCCTTCAGGCAAAGCAATTATGTCAAACAAATTTACTATTCAGACAAATATGACAACAAGGAGTTCAAGTACTGGCATGTACTTGACAGAGCCAAACTGGTCCCTAAAACCCACTGAATCTGACAGAGCCAAACTGGTCCCTAAAACCCACTGAATCTGAATGGAAGAATCTTGGTGTCAGGGATGGGTTCATTATATGATCCATGAACCAGAACTTCATATCTTGCTATTTTGGCAGCCACTACCCAAGAAGCCAAAGAAATGAAGCCTCCAGCTTTACATAGCTACCCTAACTTTCTGATATCTTTCTGATAACATGATCATGTTTCCTtcttgttttctacttttatatttaaaggaTACTCAATACACTGTATGAATGTGCTGATAAGGCTTTGTTTGTAGAATAGAGCCACTACTGCTGGCCCAGATGAGTGCTTTGTGGCCCACAGCCT contains:
- the LOC113179364 gene encoding IQ domain-containing protein F5, which gives rise to MSETEEEEQPEDKDENPLLSENPSEVETDILAETQKTDDTEAPVIQDEISKEDKAVIKIQSWWRGTLVRRTLLHAALRAWVIQCWWRLMQAKFAEKRRRVTLDKFSREEWAAVRLQSWARMWRIRQRYCQVLNAVRIIQAYWRCHTCASRGLIKGQYRVTASQLHLELEILLGSGPCVVTECIPLPIKQ